In the Streptomyces cinnamoneus genome, CAGCAGCAGCCGCACCGCCGCCGCCAGGTCCAGTCGCTCGTCCCGGCGCTCCATGGTGAACTCCACCCCGGCGGCGACCAGGTGCGGATCCGCGGCGTCCAGCGTGACCTGGTCGGCCAGCCGGCCCAGGGCGATCTGTGCCTCACCCCGCTCCAGGGCTGCCAGCGCCAGGCACAGCAGCACGTACCGGCGGCGCGTGAACGGGGCGCGGGCACGAGACGCCTCACGCGCCGGGTGCGTGGGGTCGGCCAGACTGCCGGGGGTCCGGGCCAGCCGGGCGCCCTCCGCGTCCAGGCGCAGCGACCAGCCGGTGTTGCGGTCGAACCACTCGCGCAGAACGGACGCGTGCTGTCGTACCAGCCGGAACTCGTCCGCGTACGGGCCCTGAGCCAGCAGCAGCGGCTCTTTCAGGAGCGCCCGGGCGGCCTTGTGCGTTTCGGCGGTGCGCCGGCCGTCCAGCACGTCGCCCAGGGGAGTGGTCACGGGTGGACCTCCTCGTACGTGGCTTCGGGACCGGTGAGATCGGTGATCTCGACCAGGTGGTCGGGGCCGCTGAACACCCCGCCGGGCGTGCGGATCTCGGCCGTCGTGCCGTCGGCGAGGGCGGTCAGCCGGATCTCCATCGAGCCGTCGTTGCTGGTGGCCACCGTGCTCTTCGTCCCGGGCCGCCAGGTGGCGAGGGCGTCACCGAGCAGTTGCAGGAATAGACCGAAGGCCATCGGGTCGAGCTCCCCAAGCGCGGACAGCCGCGTGGCGCCGTCGGTCGCGAGTCTGGCTCGGGCGGCGGCGATCTCCCGCGCCTGTTTGGCGGCGATCTCCGCGAGTTCCCGCCGCTGTTCGGACCGGTCCGTCACCCGGCGGGCCCTGCCGCGGCGTTCGTAGCTGCCCGTACGACGCAGCTGTGGGCTGATCCTCAGCGGCTCCGCCTCGGCCCACGGAGTGGACGGGGCCACCGGACGGGCCGTGCGCTGGGCCAGGGTCTCGGCGTCCACGGCGAGATGACGGGCGGAGTACAGACCGAAGGCGGCCCGCCACAGCCGGTGCCGGGCCTCGTCGTCCGGGGCCTCGGCGAACCAGCGGGCCAGGGTGCGGAAGTCCGCGGACCGGTCGGAGCGCCCGGCCCTGCGTTCGTTCAGCTGCCGTACGACCGTCAGGAGCTGCGGTATCGCCCCGAGGGCCCGGCTGCGCAGCAGCCGGGCCTGCGACTCGCGGCCGTCCGCTGAGACGAACCAGGCGGCGAGCCCTGACCACTTGGCTGCCCAGCGGGCGTACGCCTCTTCCTCGGCGGTCTCCGCGTCCTCCGGGGCGGCGTCGGTTGCTTCCCGGGCCGCTGCCAGCCGCAGCAGAGCACGGGCCCGGCCGTCCTGCTCCAGCTCACCGATGAGCACGGCGATCCGGCCGCCCAGCGTGATCAGGTCCTGAATGAACCGCTCCAGGTACTGG is a window encoding:
- a CDS encoding TIGR02677 family protein, whose protein sequence is MTPESSGSTGGGYAPFAHLTAPNAVLYRRLMRTFLTAKERFAVHLRPEDVYAALPPEHRPSDLDAVMKALDRLAEWGNLRADPDTSRVTAVEDFYRKRFIYQLTQAGEAAEQALSAYDEALGRRGALQAVALHDIVTQLRALLVIAAELEEGEPDAAKAHLALSALTGRFEALAENARAFMGSLQRTVDLHGVQVEVFLAYKDRLIQYLERFIQDLITLGGRIAVLIGELEQDGRARALLRLAAAREATDAAPEDAETAEEEAYARWAAKWSGLAAWFVSADGRESQARLLRSRALGAIPQLLTVVRQLNERRAGRSDRSADFRTLARWFAEAPDDEARHRLWRAAFGLYSARHLAVDAETLAQRTARPVAPSTPWAEAEPLRISPQLRRTGSYERRGRARRVTDRSEQRRELAEIAAKQAREIAAARARLATDGATRLSALGELDPMAFGLFLQLLGDALATWRPGTKSTVATSNDGSMEIRLTALADGTTAEIRTPGGVFSGPDHLVEITDLTGPEATYEEVHP